A region from the Desulfomarina profundi genome encodes:
- a CDS encoding AAA-type ATPase lid domain-containing protein has product MKERLEDIKLLSTHFINILCERYGLDTKGIAPEFFESLLGYDWPGNVRELYQTMEQVFTASFLGSTCFAIHLPEKIRVRQARAGFESQQLSEEKSRELSSWRKHKEMCEKSYVQKLKLASENNISKACRISGLSRTRLYQLIQKYDVKFS; this is encoded by the coding sequence CTGAAGGAGAGACTTGAAGATATCAAACTGCTTTCCACACATTTTATTAATATACTCTGTGAACGTTATGGTCTTGATACTAAAGGAATCGCACCGGAATTTTTTGAGTCTCTGCTGGGGTATGATTGGCCTGGAAATGTTCGGGAACTGTACCAAACCATGGAGCAGGTGTTCACAGCTTCTTTTCTTGGCTCCACCTGTTTTGCTATTCATTTACCAGAGAAAATTCGTGTTCGACAGGCTCGCGCGGGATTTGAATCCCAGCAACTGTCTGAAGAAAAATCTCGGGAGCTGTCTTCCTGGCGAAAGCACAAGGAAATGTGCGAAAAAAGCTATGTTCAAAAGCTTAAGTTGGCATCTGAAAATAATATTTCAAAAGCATGCAGAATCTCCGGTTTGTCCAGAACCCGCCTTTATCAGCTTATTCAAAAATATGATGTAAAATTTTCATGA
- a CDS encoding sigma-54-dependent transcriptional regulator, translating into MADILIIDDDLVLSEMLVDQMMRLGHKAEMVNTLAEGLEKSKECFYDVVLLDVQLPDGNGLESLGHFKNTSSCPEVIIITGQGEADGAEKAVLSGAWGYIEKPHVIRELNLQLTRALQYRQEKMRVNKIPVALKRKNIIGSSPAINKCLDQVAQAAASDVSVLVAGATGTGKELFAKAIHENSSRCHKNFVVVDCAALPENLIESTLFGHVKGAFTGADREQNGLVKQADGGTLFLDEVGELPLNTQKKFLRLLQEHEYRPVGSSSQQYSDFRLVAATNRNLEECVSRDEFRDDLLFRLQAVTIKLPP; encoded by the coding sequence TTGGCTGACATATTGATTATTGATGATGATTTGGTGCTTTCCGAGATGCTTGTTGATCAAATGATGCGTTTAGGGCATAAAGCCGAAATGGTCAATACGCTGGCTGAAGGTTTGGAGAAAAGTAAAGAGTGCTTTTATGATGTGGTCCTGCTCGATGTGCAGTTGCCCGATGGAAATGGTCTGGAGTCTCTTGGTCATTTTAAAAACACGTCGTCATGCCCGGAGGTTATTATCATAACCGGGCAGGGGGAGGCGGATGGAGCTGAAAAGGCAGTTCTGAGTGGTGCCTGGGGGTATATTGAAAAACCGCATGTGATCAGAGAGCTGAACCTGCAGCTGACAAGGGCGCTACAGTACAGGCAGGAAAAAATGAGGGTAAATAAAATCCCGGTTGCCCTGAAACGAAAAAATATCATAGGTTCGAGCCCGGCAATAAATAAATGTCTTGATCAGGTAGCGCAGGCTGCTGCCAGTGATGTTTCGGTCCTTGTTGCCGGGGCAACAGGCACCGGCAAAGAGCTTTTTGCAAAAGCCATTCATGAAAACAGTTCCCGCTGTCATAAAAATTTTGTAGTAGTCGATTGTGCCGCATTACCTGAGAATCTAATTGAGAGCACACTTTTTGGTCATGTAAAAGGGGCTTTTACCGGAGCGGACAGAGAACAGAACGGACTGGTCAAACAGGCCGATGGCGGGACTCTTTTTCTAGATGAAGTCGGGGAATTACCCTTAAATACCCAGAAGAAATTTTTGCGTCTTTTACAGGAACATGAGTATCGACCGGTAGGATCTTCCAGTCAGCAGTACAGTGATTTTCGGTTGGTTGCTGCAACAAATCGAAATTTAGAAGAATGCGTTTCCAGGGATGAGTTCAGGGATGATCTTCTCTTCAGATTACAAGCTGTGACTATTAAGCTTCCCCCCTGA